From a region of the Nitrospira sp. genome:
- a CDS encoding 2-oxoacid:acceptor oxidoreductase family protein produces MIKKRLNIRMSGLGGQGAVTAAHVMAMAANRDGKFSISNPFFGAEKRMAPAESYCRIGIERIYDRGELVFPDVIEVFHPQVITMGKSYTMPFYSGIKEGGVVIINSGQPLLSEEDVQRLEDLNVAVFYIAGTELAIETAGTELSTNMTMIGSVAGITNCVSMEALDGALQERFGKKFVASGGTASLDEAIKKKFAKKEMLLAKNLATVKRAYEIAGEWAEKNKIELRVGNPAVAA; encoded by the coding sequence ATGATCAAGAAACGACTCAATATCCGGATGTCTGGCTTGGGCGGGCAGGGCGCCGTCACCGCCGCTCATGTCATGGCTATGGCTGCCAATCGGGATGGGAAATTCTCCATCTCAAACCCCTTCTTCGGCGCCGAGAAACGCATGGCACCGGCAGAAAGCTATTGCCGTATCGGCATCGAACGGATCTATGATCGCGGCGAACTCGTATTCCCGGATGTGATCGAAGTATTCCATCCTCAGGTCATTACGATGGGGAAAAGCTATACCATGCCGTTCTACTCAGGGATTAAGGAAGGCGGCGTCGTTATTATCAATTCCGGCCAACCTCTGTTGTCGGAAGAAGACGTCCAGCGCCTCGAAGACTTGAATGTGGCCGTCTTTTATATCGCGGGAACCGAGCTGGCAATCGAGACTGCGGGTACGGAATTGTCGACCAATATGACCATGATCGGTTCAGTTGCCGGCATTACCAATTGCGTATCGATGGAAGCTTTAGATGGAGCCCTCCAAGAAAGATTCGGCAAGAAGTTTGTCGCTTCCGGTGGAACCGCCTCACTGGACGAAGCGATCAAGAAGAAGTTCGCCAAGAAAGAAATGCTCCTGGCGAAAAATCTGGCGACCGTGAAGCGTGCTTACGAAATCGCCGGAGAATGGGCCGAGAAGAACAAGATCGAGCTGCGAGTCGGTAATCCGGCCGTCGCTGCGTAA
- the rho gene encoding transcription termination factor Rho, translated as MHLAELKQKSIADLNDVARELKIEGAANLRKQELIFAILQAQTEKNGVVFGEGVLETLPDGFGFLRAPDSNYLPGPDDIYISPSQIRRFNLRTGDIVSGQIRPPKESERYFALLKVEKVNYEDPEVARDKILFDNLTPLYPEERLNLEFDREEYCTRVMDLTTPIGKGQRGLIVAAPRTGKTMLLQAIARAILKNHKEVTLIVLLIDERPEEVTDWQRQVKAEVISSTFDEPAQRHAQVAEMVLEKAKRLVEHKKDVVILLDSITRLARAYNTIAPPSGKVLSGGLDSNALQRPKRFFGAARNIENGGSLTIMATALVDTGSRMDDVIFEEFKGTGNMEVHLDRRLADKRLFPAIDISQSGTRKEELLVDKDRLNKMWILRKVLSPLGTMEAMEFLMDKISGSKSNQEFLQSMNR; from the coding sequence ATGCATCTTGCAGAGTTAAAACAGAAATCCATTGCCGACCTGAACGATGTGGCTCGGGAACTGAAAATCGAAGGAGCCGCCAATCTGAGAAAGCAGGAGTTGATCTTTGCGATCCTCCAAGCTCAGACCGAAAAAAATGGGGTGGTCTTCGGAGAAGGGGTGCTGGAGACTCTTCCCGATGGATTTGGTTTTCTCCGCGCACCGGACTCCAATTATCTGCCGGGTCCCGACGACATTTACATCTCGCCGTCACAGATACGCCGGTTCAACCTTCGCACAGGCGACATTGTGTCGGGCCAAATCCGTCCCCCGAAAGAAAGCGAGCGATATTTCGCCCTGCTCAAGGTCGAGAAGGTCAACTACGAAGACCCTGAAGTCGCGCGGGATAAGATTCTATTCGATAACCTCACCCCCTTGTATCCCGAAGAGCGACTCAATCTGGAATTCGACCGCGAGGAATATTGTACCCGCGTGATGGATTTGACCACTCCGATCGGTAAAGGCCAACGGGGGTTGATTGTGGCGGCCCCCCGGACCGGGAAGACGATGCTGCTGCAGGCGATTGCCCGAGCGATCCTCAAGAATCACAAGGAAGTGACTCTTATTGTTTTGCTAATTGACGAACGACCGGAGGAAGTCACCGACTGGCAACGACAGGTAAAGGCGGAAGTCATCAGTTCCACCTTTGATGAACCGGCTCAGCGGCATGCCCAAGTTGCTGAAATGGTGTTGGAGAAGGCAAAGCGTCTTGTTGAACACAAGAAGGACGTCGTCATTCTCCTGGACAGCATCACGCGCCTTGCTCGTGCCTATAACACCATAGCGCCGCCCAGCGGGAAGGTGCTCTCCGGCGGTCTAGATTCCAACGCGCTACAACGGCCGAAGCGCTTCTTCGGAGCGGCTCGCAACATTGAGAACGGCGGCAGCCTGACCATCATGGCGACCGCGCTTGTGGATACAGGCAGCCGTATGGATGACGTTATCTTTGAAGAGTTCAAGGGAACCGGGAATATGGAAGTTCACTTGGATCGCCGTCTGGCCGACAAGCGTCTCTTCCCCGCAATCGATATCAGTCAGTCCGGGACGAGAAAGGAAGAATTGTTGGTGGACAAGGATCGGCTCAATAAAATGTGGATTCTGCGCAAAGTGCTCAGCCCATTGGGCACGATGGAAGCGATGGAATTCTTGATGGATAAGATTAGTGGCTCCAAGAGCAATCAAGAGTTTCTCCAATCGATGAACCGATAG
- a CDS encoding DUF2203 domain-containing protein: MARDENETSPDRVFSLFEANQLIPQLQAHLSTVQESKAVLLRTREEVSKASAKACFGGGTPAGVPYVKSLQDISTNLHAIHELGVVVKDIDLGLCDFPHIRNGRIVYLCWKLGEKEIRWWHEVTTGYNDRCPIEEEPT; the protein is encoded by the coding sequence ATGGCACGGGACGAAAACGAAACCAGCCCAGATCGGGTCTTCTCCCTCTTCGAGGCGAATCAGTTAATCCCTCAGCTCCAGGCGCACCTGTCGACCGTCCAAGAAAGTAAGGCCGTGCTTCTGCGAACCCGTGAGGAAGTGAGCAAAGCCTCGGCCAAGGCTTGTTTTGGAGGGGGGACACCCGCCGGAGTCCCGTATGTGAAAAGCCTCCAGGACATCAGCACCAACCTCCACGCTATCCATGAGTTGGGAGTCGTTGTGAAGGACATCGACCTAGGGTTGTGCGACTTTCCGCATATCCGCAACGGCCGAATCGTCTACTTGTGCTGGAAACTCGGCGAAAAGGAAATCCGTTGGTGGCACGAAGTTACAACCGGATACAACGATCGTTGTCCCATTGAAGAAGAACCTACCTAG
- the rpmE gene encoding 50S ribosomal protein L31 yields the protein MQKGIHPVYREATVHCACGNSFKTRTTIGDVSVDICSNCHPFFTGTQKIVDTEGRVERFKKKYAKTGK from the coding sequence ATGCAGAAGGGTATTCATCCGGTCTATCGTGAGGCGACCGTCCACTGCGCCTGTGGAAACTCGTTCAAGACGCGTACTACCATCGGTGACGTCAGCGTTGATATCTGTTCCAATTGCCACCCGTTCTTCACGGGTACGCAAAAGATCGTGGATACTGAAGGACGCGTTGAGCGGTTCAAAAAGAAGTACGCGAAGACGGGCAAGTAG
- a CDS encoding carbon monoxide dehydrogenase, whose translation MSDYRVLPGPEHFLPPAAASMGIRLPNPGEAHINGVITSEDQAYEEAARQFLMAKVPTIFPGPLVLWAWNEKAAKKATAIRHLFNTLKECVQPSQKPMLIPMPDYRPKYPKINPEVEINPNHPNLTIWHNKIDCCIFIGVHCHQANLSLKIIRGGTSCYTIAMCAQAGHEDAMLSFRDASVDKIMRLADTVKRLKGTVQPRLSAKNGASN comes from the coding sequence ATGAGTGATTATCGTGTGCTCCCAGGACCAGAACACTTTCTTCCACCAGCCGCTGCCAGCATGGGGATTCGACTACCGAATCCAGGAGAAGCCCACATCAACGGTGTGATCACCTCGGAAGATCAAGCCTATGAAGAAGCAGCGCGTCAGTTCTTAATGGCGAAAGTCCCGACAATCTTCCCCGGGCCCTTGGTGCTGTGGGCATGGAACGAAAAGGCTGCAAAGAAAGCGACGGCCATTCGACATCTTTTTAACACGCTCAAGGAATGCGTTCAGCCGAGCCAAAAGCCGATGTTGATTCCAATGCCGGACTACCGCCCCAAGTATCCAAAGATCAACCCAGAAGTCGAGATCAACCCGAATCATCCCAATTTGACGATCTGGCACAACAAGATCGACTGCTGCATATTTATCGGCGTCCATTGTCACCAGGCTAATCTGTCGCTAAAAATCATTCGCGGTGGAACATCCTGTTATACTATCGCTATGTGTGCGCAGGCCGGCCATGAGGATGCCATGCTTTCATTCCGCGATGCATCCGTCGACAAGATCATGCGATTGGCCGATACCGTAAAGCGATTGAAAGGGACCGTCCAGCCACGTTTGTCAGCCAAAAACGGGGCTTCGAATTAA
- a CDS encoding ferredoxin oxidoreductase, whose amino-acid sequence MSKERIQISEALYDIMPSDYQDLVKSATYGKEDRGWKDIGTSKELIEQHSLCAGCPESMAFRYILASLPNPEDTVMVGSTGCTSLVFPMVAVHNIHSLFGNQNAIASGLKRALSVRFPDRVKDVVVLAGDGATVDIGLDMTLQAWFRQEKFTTICFDNELYANTGGQESGLMQKGFVAKMAPVGKLFDKVRLPEIARESGCHYVVNCTVSKPSLVEKVIRNAVHIAREIGPTYLQLYTPCILEIGKNSMEGLQEMRDSEKPTERFAYKEYVSEPAKQLLAELAAKDKERKAAAKQLAAQAQAN is encoded by the coding sequence ATGAGCAAAGAACGTATCCAAATTTCCGAAGCCCTGTACGACATCATGCCGTCGGACTACCAAGACCTTGTGAAAAGTGCGACCTACGGCAAGGAAGATCGGGGTTGGAAAGACATCGGGACATCCAAGGAATTGATTGAGCAGCACTCACTGTGTGCCGGCTGCCCTGAATCGATGGCCTTCCGTTACATCTTGGCCTCTCTCCCGAATCCAGAGGATACCGTCATGGTCGGTTCCACCGGCTGTACGAGCTTAGTATTTCCAATGGTCGCCGTTCATAACATCCACTCGTTGTTCGGGAACCAGAACGCAATCGCATCAGGTCTCAAGCGTGCCCTCAGTGTCCGGTTCCCCGATCGCGTGAAGGACGTCGTCGTCCTCGCTGGCGATGGCGCCACTGTCGACATCGGATTGGATATGACGCTGCAAGCGTGGTTCCGCCAAGAGAAATTCACGACAATTTGCTTCGACAATGAGCTCTACGCCAACACCGGCGGCCAGGAGAGCGGGCTCATGCAAAAAGGCTTTGTCGCCAAGATGGCACCGGTCGGGAAGTTGTTCGATAAGGTGCGGTTGCCTGAGATCGCTCGCGAGTCCGGTTGTCACTATGTTGTGAACTGCACGGTCAGCAAGCCGTCGCTGGTTGAAAAGGTCATCCGCAACGCGGTCCATATCGCCCGCGAAATCGGCCCCACTTATCTCCAGCTCTACACGCCATGCATTCTCGAAATCGGCAAGAACAGCATGGAAGGGTTGCAAGAAATGCGTGACTCTGAAAAGCCGACGGAGCGTTTCGCGTATAAGGAATACGTCAGCGAACCGGCAAAGCAACTCTTGGCTGAACTGGCCGCAAAGGACAAAGAGCGGAAAGCAGCGGCTAAACAATTGGCCGCACAAGCACAAGCGAATTAG
- a CDS encoding pyruvate ferredoxin oxidoreductase, with product MYNVAQVIDEKCTAKKGCRLCIMYCPEANCLDLNTSKMVAEVIIDRCKGCELCVVVCNAAKHEAITMQAVSATGQLMSKKGESAALGQAYQG from the coding sequence ATGTATAATGTCGCGCAAGTCATTGATGAAAAATGCACGGCCAAGAAAGGCTGTCGGCTGTGCATCATGTACTGTCCAGAGGCCAACTGTTTAGATTTGAACACCAGCAAGATGGTAGCCGAAGTTATTATCGACCGCTGCAAAGGCTGCGAACTATGTGTCGTCGTCTGCAACGCCGCCAAGCACGAAGCCATCACAATGCAGGCTGTTAGCGCTACCGGACAGTTGATGTCGAAAAAGGGTGAATCCGCAGCCTTGGGGCAAGCCTACCAGGGCTAA
- a CDS encoding ferredoxin oxidoreductase, with the protein MAETKSVIGTKNKKGQTYTDTWKMMNEAPRTPSFFTGSEVIKEALRRASCDVMIAYPITPQSEAAALIGELFAEGYIGDYFRGESEFAVMSQCAGSAFGGARVFTTTAGPGTMRAMENFPMWAGSRLPIQMIVTCRGINSPLSIQPDTLEIAYLLNTGMLVWHAETAQDFFDWILKGYMVSEEPDVHLPLALCCDGFFVTHTKDVVNLTPADMCLPPYDPYRSPVPCMDMECPPVRMMRDPFVMKSNYISYATHASWQQEIWAAVERSRKHSIHWLNGLIDTENTDADVVIVASGTAVSQGREAIRLLEDEGVRCGLVKVKTLRPWPEEEIREATKNAKHIFVPEFNVTGWLAKEIRATIPNPHRVHAGPHVCGGMTMPPEIIVSEIKTALGMKTFSLAGRGS; encoded by the coding sequence ATGGCAGAAACAAAATCAGTCATTGGAACGAAGAATAAAAAAGGGCAGACCTATACAGATACCTGGAAAATGATGAATGAGGCTCCGCGCACGCCTTCATTCTTCACGGGCAGCGAAGTCATCAAGGAAGCTCTGCGTCGGGCAAGTTGCGATGTCATGATCGCGTATCCGATCACACCACAGAGTGAAGCCGCCGCATTGATCGGCGAATTATTTGCGGAAGGCTATATCGGAGACTATTTCCGAGGCGAGAGCGAATTTGCCGTCATGTCGCAATGTGCAGGGTCCGCGTTTGGCGGAGCTCGTGTGTTCACGACAACAGCAGGACCGGGCACCATGCGCGCCATGGAAAACTTTCCAATGTGGGCTGGGTCGAGGTTGCCAATCCAAATGATCGTAACCTGCCGGGGTATCAACTCCCCCTTGTCGATACAACCGGACACTCTTGAGATTGCCTATTTGCTGAATACCGGCATGCTGGTGTGGCACGCAGAAACTGCTCAAGATTTCTTCGATTGGATTCTGAAGGGGTACATGGTTTCTGAAGAGCCGGATGTGCACCTCCCGCTCGCACTCTGCTGCGATGGATTCTTTGTTACACACACAAAAGATGTCGTGAATCTCACTCCTGCGGACATGTGCCTCCCGCCATATGATCCCTACCGATCCCCCGTACCGTGTATGGATATGGAATGTCCGCCTGTTCGCATGATGCGCGATCCATTTGTCATGAAGAGTAACTATATCAGCTATGCAACCCATGCCAGTTGGCAGCAAGAGATTTGGGCTGCTGTCGAACGCTCGCGAAAACATTCGATCCATTGGCTGAATGGTCTGATCGACACGGAAAATACAGACGCAGATGTTGTGATCGTAGCTTCAGGCACTGCTGTTTCTCAGGGTCGAGAAGCGATCCGGTTGTTGGAGGACGAAGGCGTGCGATGTGGTCTAGTGAAGGTGAAAACATTACGCCCCTGGCCGGAAGAAGAAATTCGAGAGGCTACCAAGAACGCGAAACACATTTTTGTGCCAGAGTTCAACGTGACCGGTTGGCTCGCCAAGGAAATCCGGGCGACGATCCCAAATCCTCATCGTGTTCATGCCGGTCCGCATGTCTGCGGCGGCATGACTATGCCACCCGAGATTATCGTATCGGAGATCAAGACAGCCCTCGGGATGAAGACCTTCTCCCTGGCTGGTCGTGGAAGCTGA
- a CDS encoding alpha/beta fold hydrolase translates to MTLVPRYLPRDTSLARLPQESRFFSVEPHAQLQGFCHWQDNRETSPTVILVHGLEGCSDSRYMRGIAAKAYRSGFNVVRMNQRTCGGTEHLSSTLYNSGLSGDYRAIISELVHRDGLDDIWLVGYSMGGNLVLKAAGELGQVEPALAGVAAVCPNIDPTVCARALEESRNWIYHRHFLTRLKSRLRRKAALLPGKWDLSALDRIATISEFDDRYTAGDGGYRDGADYYDRAGARHVLENITVPTLIITAQDDPFIPYPMFTVPKIQRHPRIRMIAPRYGGHCGFFHRGRNGEDPYWAENRIVDFLTRRI, encoded by the coding sequence ATGACCCTCGTCCCTCGCTACCTGCCGCGGGACACATCCTTGGCCAGATTGCCTCAAGAGTCGCGCTTCTTTTCCGTCGAACCGCATGCGCAACTCCAAGGATTCTGCCATTGGCAAGACAATCGCGAGACGTCTCCCACCGTGATCTTGGTCCATGGGCTTGAAGGCTGCAGCGATTCTCGCTACATGCGCGGCATCGCGGCAAAGGCCTATCGCTCGGGTTTCAACGTCGTTCGCATGAATCAACGAACTTGTGGCGGGACCGAACATCTCTCCTCAACTCTTTATAACAGCGGCTTGAGCGGAGATTACCGCGCGATCATCAGCGAATTGGTTCATCGAGACGGATTGGACGACATCTGGTTGGTCGGCTATTCCATGGGAGGGAATCTGGTGCTCAAGGCAGCCGGTGAGCTCGGCCAAGTCGAGCCGGCGCTCGCGGGAGTTGCAGCAGTATGCCCGAATATCGACCCGACCGTGTGTGCGCGCGCGTTGGAGGAATCGCGCAATTGGATCTACCATCGCCATTTTCTGACGAGGTTGAAATCACGCCTTCGGCGCAAAGCGGCGCTGTTGCCTGGGAAGTGGGATCTGTCGGCACTCGATCGGATCGCCACGATCAGTGAATTTGACGATCGTTACACCGCTGGAGACGGGGGATATCGGGACGGCGCCGATTACTATGATCGGGCGGGAGCACGCCATGTGCTCGAAAACATCACCGTTCCTACCCTCATCATTACGGCACAAGACGACCCCTTCATTCCCTACCCGATGTTCACTGTGCCGAAGATTCAACGGCATCCCAGAATTCGCATGATCGCTCCTCGCTACGGAGGTCATTGCGGATTTTTTCATCGAGGTCGGAACGGAGAGGATCCCTACTGGGCGGAGAATCGAATCGTAGACTTTTTAACGAGACGGATCTAA